In the genome of Candidatus Reidiella endopervernicosa, one region contains:
- a CDS encoding EAL domain-containing protein, producing the protein MPKTCFRKNSDSPSMAAVLFIDIDQFKVINDSLGHSVGDHMLKIFGDRLKTFAREGDTVARYGGDEFVMVFADVGSVDDIPPIANRLLVDVAQSIDYKDINLHITVSAGISIFPRDGSNSETLLKNADAAMYRAKELERNNFQFFTEELNTRVMERVTLESELRRAIENDELLLHYQPQVNLVSGKITGFEALLRWENPKHGLIPPNRFIPLAEDTGLIIPIGDWVLQTACAQAVAWREMGLPPVVMSINVSMHQLRSLEFNHTIAAALKRHQLPAEQLEIEVTESALMDDPEGVRKLLEKVRDMGVMIALDDLGTGYSSLSQLKHFPFGRLKIDQSFVAELVHETESAAIVRTIIAMSQGLGLNVIAEGVETESQLSILRRNGCYDIQGYYFSRSVESAQAQEMLQNGNVIDIPNDEGARTPTLLLVDDEPNILRALKRTLRDEGYHILAAESADEAFELLAQNEVDVIVSDQRMPKMNGVELLNIVKELYPDAVRMILSGYTDLDTVTEAVNRGWIYRFLAKPWDDQQLRGHIRDAFSSHMQ; encoded by the coding sequence ATGCCCAAAACATGCTTCCGCAAAAATAGCGACTCCCCGAGCATGGCAGCGGTGCTGTTTATCGATATTGATCAGTTCAAGGTGATCAATGACAGTCTGGGTCACTCGGTCGGTGATCACATGCTGAAGATATTTGGTGACCGGCTGAAAACCTTTGCTCGCGAAGGCGACACGGTAGCCCGATATGGTGGGGATGAATTTGTGATGGTCTTTGCTGATGTGGGGAGTGTTGATGATATTCCACCGATAGCGAATCGATTACTGGTAGATGTAGCGCAGTCAATCGATTACAAAGATATCAATCTGCATATTACCGTCAGTGCCGGTATTAGCATCTTTCCTCGTGACGGAAGTAATAGTGAGACTCTGCTAAAGAATGCCGATGCGGCGATGTATCGTGCCAAGGAGCTGGAGCGTAATAACTTCCAGTTCTTTACCGAGGAGCTCAATACGCGAGTGATGGAGCGTGTGACACTTGAGAGTGAGCTGCGTCGTGCAATTGAAAACGATGAGTTGTTACTCCACTACCAACCACAGGTGAATCTGGTCAGTGGAAAAATCACCGGTTTTGAAGCGCTGCTGAGATGGGAGAACCCCAAGCATGGTCTGATTCCTCCTAATCGGTTTATTCCGTTGGCAGAGGATACCGGGCTGATTATCCCGATTGGCGACTGGGTGTTACAAACGGCCTGTGCCCAGGCTGTGGCGTGGCGGGAGATGGGGCTGCCGCCCGTGGTGATGTCGATCAACGTTTCAATGCATCAACTGCGGAGTCTGGAGTTTAATCACACCATTGCGGCGGCTCTAAAAAGGCATCAACTGCCAGCAGAACAACTAGAGATTGAGGTGACAGAGAGTGCGCTGATGGATGATCCTGAAGGGGTGAGAAAGTTGCTGGAAAAGGTACGTGACATGGGGGTTATGATCGCTCTGGACGATCTTGGTACCGGTTATTCAAGCCTCAGTCAGTTGAAACACTTCCCCTTCGGTCGGCTCAAGATCGATCAGTCGTTTGTCGCCGAGCTGGTTCATGAGACAGAGAGTGCAGCGATCGTACGTACCATCATCGCCATGTCTCAGGGGCTGGGATTGAATGTGATTGCAGAAGGGGTGGAGACCGAGTCACAACTTTCGATATTACGTAGAAATGGTTGTTACGATATTCAGGGCTACTACTTTAGTCGATCGGTTGAGAGTGCCCAGGCACAAGAGATGTTGCAGAACGGTAACGTGATCGATATACCCAATGACGAAGGAGCGCGTACGCCTACGCTTCTATTGGTTGATGATGAGCCGAATATCCTGAGAGCGCTGAAACGTACGCTCAGGGATGAGGGTTATCACATTCTCGCAGCAGAGAGTGCGGACGAGGCCTTTGAGCTGCTGGCCCAAAATGAGGTGGATGTGATTGTCTCGGATCAACGTATGCCAAAGATGAATGGCGTTGAGTTATTGAATATTGTTAAAGAGCTCTATCCCGATGCCGTTCGCATGATACTGAGTGGTTATACCGATCTTGATACGGTGACCGAAGCAGTCAATAGGGGGTGGATCTACCGCTTCCTCGCTAAGCCATGGGATGACCAGCAGTTGCGCGGTCATATACGCGATGCTTTCTCATCTCATATGCAATAG
- a CDS encoding PAS domain S-box protein produces MGVYNPIESGHRWILVNSVPEFEPDEKKPCQVITTFDDITDLKHATEEAEAQRDIAQSYLDIAGVMMLALDHDGNVMMINRKGLEIVGYNEDEVVGRNWFDLCISVTEQERLWGEVFTPLLSGQHQMGVITHENWIINSSGERRLIEWSNTVLQRDVEGKAIGTLSSGTDVTERRMGEEGLLLRNRAVEATLNGVLITDAIRPNNRITYVNPAFELITGYRAEEVIGKNPNFLQGMEQEQPELEKIRQAVAEHRTGSALLRNYRKDGSLFWNDLHVAPVQDENGRVTHYVGIINDVSEYKRYENQLEYQANHDDLTGLPNRNLMQDRLSQAIAYAHRYQPLTAMDSEAKAVSPR; encoded by the coding sequence ATGGGGGTGTACAACCCAATCGAGAGTGGACACCGATGGATACTGGTTAACAGCGTTCCAGAGTTTGAGCCTGACGAGAAGAAGCCCTGCCAGGTGATTACCACCTTTGATGATATTACCGACCTTAAACACGCTACTGAGGAGGCTGAAGCGCAGCGTGATATAGCGCAGAGTTATCTCGATATTGCCGGTGTGATGATGTTGGCGCTTGATCACGACGGAAACGTGATGATGATTAACCGCAAGGGGTTGGAAATTGTCGGTTATAACGAAGATGAGGTGGTTGGGCGTAACTGGTTTGATCTCTGCATCTCGGTAACTGAACAGGAGCGGCTCTGGGGTGAGGTGTTTACACCGCTGCTGTCGGGGCAACATCAGATGGGTGTGATTACCCATGAGAACTGGATTATCAACAGCTCGGGTGAACGGCGATTAATCGAGTGGTCCAATACCGTACTGCAGAGAGACGTAGAGGGAAAGGCGATAGGCACTCTGAGTTCTGGTACCGATGTAACCGAGCGGCGGATGGGTGAAGAGGGGTTGTTGCTGCGTAATCGGGCCGTTGAGGCAACACTCAATGGCGTGTTGATTACCGATGCAATACGCCCAAATAACCGTATTACCTACGTCAATCCAGCCTTCGAACTGATCACGGGCTATCGTGCAGAGGAGGTTATTGGGAAAAATCCAAATTTCCTTCAGGGAATGGAGCAGGAGCAGCCGGAGTTGGAGAAGATCCGCCAGGCCGTTGCCGAACACCGTACCGGCAGCGCACTGCTGCGAAACTATCGTAAGGATGGATCGCTGTTTTGGAATGATCTCCATGTTGCACCGGTTCAGGATGAGAATGGTCGGGTGACGCACTATGTTGGCATTATCAATGATGTTAGCGAATACAAACGTTATGAGAATCAGCTTGAATACCAGGCCAACCATGATGACCTGACCGGATTGCCCAACCGTAACCTGATGCAGGATCGTCTCAGTCAGGCGATCGCCTATGCGCATCGCTATCAACCGCTGACCGCCATGGATAGCGAAGCGAAGGCGGTTAGTCCCCGATAG
- a CDS encoding CHASE domain-containing protein codes for MAISAFIGVYLYERQVEEISLSVEFETAAGERIDAISNELARHEQIVRALSAFVKTNPKVSKADYSTYVRQLLTSHGDFQALEWIPRVTHDQRTAFERSASELYPGFQISEISEEGVLVGAAERDIYFLVFYIEPTDGNESALGFDLASEMGRRVALEQARDSGQSSTSDPLKLVQEVNGAAAFLLYVPVYEGVEPPASVVGRRNRLLGFALGVFHINDMVEEAISILKPRGIDIWIDERSQDGELQQIYRHQSRIASQSIRAMASSDARFVKAETIKVAGGEWRIVTAPASGYFEPQLGYAAWVLLVGGVFTTLFIAIYVYSWQRQFRATQESDEHFRYLFENMAQGVVYQNVEGNITANNPAAERILGLERTELNGRHSNDSRWQAIHIDGSEFPSLTAMESEVRAVSPR; via the coding sequence GTGGCGATCTCGGCCTTTATTGGTGTTTACCTTTATGAGCGGCAGGTCGAGGAGATCTCTCTCTCCGTTGAATTTGAAACTGCGGCTGGCGAGCGAATTGATGCGATCAGTAATGAGTTGGCGCGTCATGAGCAGATCGTACGCGCCCTTTCAGCCTTTGTTAAAACCAACCCCAAGGTCTCCAAGGCCGATTACAGCACCTATGTTCGCCAGTTGCTGACGTCACATGGTGATTTTCAGGCTCTCGAATGGATACCCCGCGTAACCCATGATCAGCGGACAGCATTTGAGAGATCTGCGAGCGAACTCTACCCAGGCTTTCAAATCAGTGAGATCAGTGAGGAGGGGGTGCTGGTTGGTGCTGCAGAGCGTGATATCTATTTCCTCGTTTTCTATATCGAACCGACGGATGGAAACGAGAGTGCATTGGGTTTTGATCTTGCCTCAGAGATGGGCCGACGTGTTGCGCTTGAGCAGGCACGTGATAGTGGCCAGTCGTCAACTTCCGATCCACTTAAACTTGTACAAGAAGTGAACGGTGCCGCAGCTTTCCTTCTCTATGTGCCTGTCTATGAAGGTGTAGAGCCACCAGCTTCTGTTGTAGGGCGGCGTAATAGGTTGCTCGGGTTTGCGCTGGGAGTTTTTCACATTAACGATATGGTGGAGGAGGCGATATCGATCCTGAAGCCGCGTGGGATCGATATCTGGATTGATGAGCGATCACAGGATGGGGAATTACAACAAATCTATCGACATCAATCCCGCATCGCCAGTCAATCGATCAGGGCGATGGCATCTTCCGATGCTCGATTCGTAAAGGCGGAGACGATCAAAGTGGCCGGAGGTGAGTGGCGAATAGTCACGGCGCCAGCATCTGGCTACTTTGAACCGCAGTTAGGCTATGCCGCCTGGGTGCTGCTAGTGGGAGGGGTGTTTACAACCCTATTTATTGCCATATATGTCTACTCTTGGCAGCGCCAGTTTCGCGCTACTCAGGAGAGTGATGAGCACTTTCGTTATCTGTTTGAAAATATGGCGCAGGGAGTGGTCTACCAGAATGTAGAAGGAAATATCACCGCTAATAATCCGGCGGCTGAGAGAATTCTTGGTCTTGAAAGGACGGAGTTGAACGGGCGCCACTCGAACGATTCGCGGTGGCAGGCGATTCACATCGATGGGTCTGAATTCCCGTCGCTGACCGCCATGGAGAGCGAAGTGAGGGCGGTTAGTCCCCGATAG
- a CDS encoding DmsC/YnfH family molybdoenzyme membrane anchor subunit, producing MLVKVTDSAVEQSIEGEAPIFKARANEPTYALLNDPSSQTHNRYGRSIETVTEEDPRYGVSLKINENPEIGDNPNRYKQHGFYFNADNCIACHACEAACSEKNDNPAHIAFRSVGFVEGGSYPAYQRLNISMACNHCDNPVCLKGCPTRAYTKFAEYGAVLQDPDICFGCGYCTWVCPYNAPQLDPVKGQVTKCNMCVDRLEVGLKPACASACLGKALDFGVIENVPEGRTQAKAEIPGFPRTDITNPNIRFQQTRTTQRDMQRVDSTPLKYHRDDSEGRFRPALDPKHGFKREWNLKRLLGSHENAHIAFTLSVQTVMGAFAMLVLGSWFGQEAIANFAASSAFVPALSVMFVMMAVGLFKLNMHLGKPHRFYRGFYNLRMSPVSREIAGVTLFFVGLAGFTLFALFALFALSDELFGHNFPVVIQDVFAVLGLAGAAIGGYFMYKLYRIPARPFWDHWQTAATFAGSALSLGALLLAVIALLTAQMTPELGRLLAMIAGVGLALEGVGLLYHARDLKGHESEGAASFYEQSTTFGYAYWLRNGLLAVSLIVAVGMALMGLIDGWAFALLAVMALVSSTIGRALFYVLVIPTTMPGAFFWKNRGFVEHAREVGLADMPQLGVAYEQHHQFKVRELVETIRTTTVREKLSQAWRIVTG from the coding sequence ATGTTAGTTAAAGTGACAGATTCAGCAGTAGAGCAGAGCATCGAAGGTGAAGCGCCGATCTTCAAAGCGCGTGCCAATGAGCCGACCTATGCGCTGCTCAATGATCCGAGTAGTCAGACACATAACCGCTACGGAAGGTCGATAGAGACCGTGACTGAGGAAGACCCACGCTACGGTGTCAGTCTCAAGATCAACGAAAATCCTGAGATTGGCGATAATCCCAACCGCTACAAACAGCACGGCTTCTACTTCAACGCCGACAACTGTATCGCCTGCCACGCCTGTGAGGCGGCCTGCAGTGAGAAGAACGACAACCCGGCGCACATCGCCTTCCGCTCGGTCGGTTTTGTCGAGGGGGGTAGCTATCCCGCCTATCAGCGCCTCAACATCTCGATGGCGTGCAACCACTGCGACAATCCGGTCTGTCTGAAAGGTTGTCCGACCCGCGCCTATACCAAGTTCGCCGAGTATGGTGCGGTGCTGCAAGACCCCGATATCTGTTTCGGCTGCGGCTACTGCACCTGGGTCTGTCCGTACAACGCGCCGCAGCTCGATCCGGTGAAGGGGCAGGTGACTAAATGTAATATGTGTGTCGACCGTCTTGAGGTAGGACTCAAACCCGCCTGCGCCTCCGCTTGTCTCGGCAAGGCGCTCGACTTCGGTGTGATCGAGAACGTGCCCGAGGGGCGAACCCAGGCGAAGGCGGAGATCCCCGGCTTCCCGCGCACCGACATCACCAACCCCAACATCCGCTTCCAGCAGACGCGCACCACCCAACGCGACATGCAGCGCGTCGACAGTACCCCGCTCAAGTACCACCGTGACGATAGCGAGGGCAGGTTCCGTCCGGCACTCGATCCGAAGCACGGCTTCAAGCGTGAGTGGAACCTGAAGAGGCTGCTCGGTTCGCATGAGAATGCCCATATTGCCTTCACCCTGAGTGTGCAGACGGTAATGGGTGCCTTTGCCATGCTGGTACTCGGCAGCTGGTTCGGTCAGGAGGCGATCGCTAACTTCGCCGCCAGCTCCGCCTTTGTGCCAGCGCTGTCGGTGATGTTTGTGATGATGGCGGTCGGTCTGTTCAAGCTCAATATGCATCTGGGCAAACCGCACCGCTTCTATCGCGGTTTCTACAACCTGCGCATGTCGCCGGTGAGTCGTGAGATAGCGGGGGTCACCCTCTTCTTTGTCGGCCTGGCCGGTTTCACCCTCTTCGCCCTCTTCGCCCTCTTCGCCCTCTCCGATGAACTCTTCGGTCACAACTTCCCGGTGGTGATCCAGGATGTATTCGCGGTGCTGGGTCTGGCGGGTGCCGCTATTGGCGGTTACTTCATGTACAAGCTCTACCGCATTCCGGCGCGCCCCTTCTGGGACCACTGGCAGACCGCCGCTACCTTTGCCGGTAGTGCACTGAGTCTCGGTGCACTGCTACTGGCGGTAATCGCACTGCTTACCGCTCAGATGACGCCGGAGCTGGGCCGTCTGCTGGCGATGATCGCCGGTGTTGGTCTGGCGCTGGAGGGCGTGGGACTGCTCTACCACGCCAGGGATCTGAAGGGGCATGAGAGTGAAGGTGCCGCCTCCTTCTACGAGCAGTCGACCACCTTCGGTTACGCCTACTGGCTGCGCAACGGCCTGCTGGCGGTCTCACTGATCGTTGCGGTCGGCATGGCGCTGATGGGATTGATCGACGGCTGGGCCTTCGCACTGCTGGCAGTAATGGCGCTGGTCAGCTCAACCATCGGTCGCGCGCTTTTCTATGTACTGGTGATTCCCACCACTATGCCCGGCGCCTTCTTCTGGAAGAACAGAGGGTTTGTCGAGCATGCGCGTGAAGTCGGTCTCGCCGATATGCCGCAGCTCGGCGTCGCCTACGAGCAGCACCACCAGTTCAAGGTGAGGGAGCTGGTTGAAACCATCCGTACCACAACAGTGCGCGAAAAGTTATCACAAGCTTGGCGAATCGTTACCGGATGA
- the nirD gene encoding nitrite reductase small subunit NirD, with product MSNWVEIGKLDDIPRLGSRVVASGDEEIAIFRTSDDELFALRNKCPHKGGPLSEGIVHGKKVTCPLHNWNVDIDCGAVVAPDEGCVPTYEVKVEAGVISLNTVANKNC from the coding sequence ATGTCGAACTGGGTTGAGATTGGAAAGCTTGATGATATTCCCCGTTTGGGTTCACGGGTTGTGGCGAGTGGTGATGAAGAGATCGCGATCTTCCGCACCTCAGATGATGAGCTGTTCGCCCTGCGCAACAAGTGCCCACACAAGGGCGGGCCGCTCTCCGAGGGGATTGTGCACGGTAAAAAAGTGACCTGTCCGCTGCACAACTGGAACGTTGATATCGATTGCGGTGCGGTTGTCGCGCCCGATGAAGGGTGTGTGCCGACCTATGAGGTGAAGGTTGAGGCGGGTGTGATCTCGCTCAACACGGTTGCCAATAAAAACTGCTAA
- a CDS encoding group I truncated hemoglobin yields the protein MSTLYERLGGEKVIDAAVDLFYNNVMADERINYFFENTDMARQRGHQKKFLSFAFGGLPNYSGRGMREAHAPLVKKLGLNDSHFDAVIENLGAALQALNVPAELIGEAASIAESIRDDVLCR from the coding sequence ATGAGCACTCTCTACGAACGTTTGGGTGGTGAAAAGGTGATCGATGCCGCTGTCGATCTCTTTTACAACAACGTGATGGCCGATGAGCGCATCAACTACTTCTTTGAAAATACCGATATGGCCAGGCAGCGTGGCCACCAGAAGAAGTTTCTTAGCTTCGCCTTCGGTGGCTTGCCGAACTACTCCGGGCGGGGAATGCGCGAGGCGCATGCTCCGCTGGTTAAGAAACTGGGTCTTAACGATAGTCACTTCGATGCGGTGATCGAGAACCTCGGTGCCGCGCTGCAGGCGCTGAATGTTCCTGCTGAACTGATCGGTGAGGCGGCATCAATTGCCGAATCGATACGTGACGATGTGCTCTGCAGATAG
- a CDS encoding NarK family nitrate/nitrite MFS transporter produces the protein MSESKLNLFSFSGKTRILHLSWFAFFLTFVVWFSHAPLMASIRETFGLSDQEVKMLLILNVALTIPARIIIGMLVDAFGPRRIFSMLLFVSSFLCFGFAFADDFETLAMIRFLLGFVGAGFVIGIRMISEWFPAREVGLAEGIYGGWGNFGSAAAALTLPTLALWYGGDDGWRYAVATTGAMILIYSVVYFFSVTDTPKGSTYFKPKKNGAMEISSRGDFFLYLLMNIPLYAALALLTWKLGPSNLKMLGDAPATMIYASLIGLYIFQTIRIYQINSHVFNAPVPEIERYKFKQVAVLDLAYFVTFGSELAVVSMLPLFFMDTFELSIVQAGMLASGYAFMNLVARASGGLASDKIGRKKSLAILITGLSIGYFVMSQIDSSWPITVAVLVTMGCSFFVQSGEGAVFAMVPLVKRRMTGQIAGMAGAYGNVGAVTFLTILSFVSPSIFFMVIGGAAIVVLAAVLLFLDEPAGQMAEVMPDGTVQMIDVA, from the coding sequence ATGTCGGAATCGAAACTCAACCTGTTTTCCTTTAGCGGAAAGACACGCATCCTGCACCTCAGCTGGTTCGCCTTTTTCCTCACCTTTGTTGTCTGGTTCAGCCATGCACCATTGATGGCATCGATCCGTGAGACCTTCGGTCTGAGCGATCAGGAGGTGAAGATGCTGTTGATCCTTAATGTGGCGCTGACCATTCCGGCGCGCATCATTATCGGTATGCTGGTTGACGCCTTCGGACCTCGCCGCATCTTTTCGATGCTGCTATTTGTCTCAAGCTTCCTCTGTTTCGGTTTCGCCTTCGCTGATGATTTCGAAACGCTGGCGATGATCCGCTTCCTGCTCGGTTTTGTCGGTGCCGGTTTTGTGATCGGTATTCGCATGATCAGCGAGTGGTTCCCTGCCCGTGAGGTTGGTCTCGCTGAGGGCATCTACGGTGGTTGGGGTAATTTCGGTTCCGCCGCAGCCGCGCTCACCCTGCCAACACTCGCACTCTGGTACGGCGGTGATGATGGCTGGCGTTATGCCGTTGCCACCACCGGTGCAATGATTCTGATCTACTCGGTGGTCTACTTCTTTAGCGTTACCGACACCCCCAAGGGCTCGACCTACTTCAAGCCGAAGAAAAACGGTGCGATGGAGATCTCCAGTCGCGGCGACTTCTTCCTCTACCTGCTAATGAACATCCCGCTCTATGCAGCACTGGCGCTGCTCACCTGGAAGCTCGGTCCAAGCAACCTGAAGATGCTGGGTGATGCTCCCGCCACCATGATCTATGCCTCACTGATCGGTCTCTACATCTTCCAGACTATTCGGATCTACCAGATCAACAGCCACGTCTTTAATGCACCGGTACCGGAGATCGAACGCTACAAGTTCAAGCAGGTTGCAGTACTCGACCTTGCCTACTTCGTCACCTTCGGCTCCGAGCTGGCCGTGGTCTCGATGCTGCCGCTCTTCTTCATGGACACCTTCGAACTCTCAATCGTCCAGGCCGGCATGCTCGCCTCCGGATACGCCTTCATGAATCTGGTGGCACGCGCCTCGGGTGGTCTCGCCTCCGATAAGATCGGTCGAAAGAAGAGCCTCGCGATCCTGATCACCGGCCTCTCGATCGGCTACTTCGTTATGAGTCAGATCGATTCGAGCTGGCCGATCACAGTAGCAGTACTGGTCACCATGGGTTGCTCATTCTTTGTCCAGTCGGGTGAGGGTGCGGTGTTCGCGATGGTGCCACTGGTCAAGCGTCGCATGACCGGACAGATCGCCGGTATGGCGGGTGCCTACGGTAACGTCGGCGCGGTCACCTTCCTCACCATACTCTCCTTCGTCTCACCCTCGATCTTCTTCATGGTGATCGGTGGCGCGGCGATCGTGGTACTGGCAGCGGTATTGCTCTTCCTCGATGAGCCAGCCGGCCAAATGGCCGAGGTGATGCCTGATGGCACCGTGCAGATGATCGACGTCGCCTGA
- a CDS encoding bifunctional protein-serine/threonine kinase/phosphatase, whose amino-acid sequence MSRQLTITSGQYSVAGIKAENEDACGILTPEGSALNTKGISIVIADGMSGCEAGREASEACVSGFFNDYYSTPESWTVKSSVQKVLSALNRWLYGNGQREYNSAKGMVTTFSALVLKSNTGYLFHVGDTRVYRLRNNDLERLTTDHRIQIANDRSYLSRAMGIEPHIDIDFRTINLEQGDQFLLLSDGVHEFIDDATLKRMLIEGGRELQTTCEAIVKHAEQQQSDDNLTCQLVSVESLPNQNEQEFYRSLTELPFPPSLSAGMRIDGYRVLRELFSSKRTEVFLVEDEESGERLVLKAPSVNYNDDPDYINQFLHEEWAGRRLNSDHVLKVVDQPRQRHFLYYLTEHIEGQTLRQWMNDNPRPHLQRVREIVHQLVNGLRAFHRLEMIHQDLKPENILIDGHGTVKIIDLGSTKIAGIEEIATPLDDDNLLGTVNYTAPEYHRGDIATSRSDLFSLGVITYEMLTGKLPYDRELNARNLMQVRYVPGKRHFPELPFWMDKALERAVRLDATRRYDILSEFEHDLSHPNPAYIKEAQQPLIERNPLGFWRGLAIALLLINMLLVALLVTE is encoded by the coding sequence ATGAGCAGACAACTCACCATCACCAGCGGTCAGTACAGCGTCGCTGGCATCAAGGCAGAGAATGAAGATGCCTGCGGCATCCTCACGCCCGAAGGTTCGGCACTCAACACCAAGGGCATATCGATCGTGATCGCCGACGGTATGAGTGGTTGCGAGGCGGGACGTGAGGCGAGCGAGGCGTGTGTCAGCGGATTTTTTAACGACTACTACAGCACGCCGGAGAGCTGGACGGTAAAGAGTTCAGTACAGAAGGTGCTCTCAGCACTCAATCGCTGGCTCTATGGTAATGGACAACGTGAGTACAACAGCGCCAAAGGGATGGTCACCACCTTTAGCGCACTGGTGCTCAAGTCCAACACCGGTTACCTGTTCCATGTTGGTGATACGCGCGTCTATCGACTACGCAATAACGACCTGGAACGACTGACCACCGACCACCGCATCCAGATCGCCAACGATCGCAGTTACCTCAGCCGCGCGATGGGTATCGAGCCTCATATCGATATCGACTTTCGTACGATCAATCTGGAACAGGGCGATCAGTTTCTACTGCTTAGCGACGGCGTACACGAATTCATCGACGATGCCACGCTGAAACGGATGCTCATTGAAGGCGGCAGAGAGCTGCAGACAACCTGCGAGGCAATCGTTAAACATGCCGAACAGCAGCAGAGCGATGACAACCTCACCTGCCAGCTGGTGAGTGTCGAGTCACTGCCCAATCAGAATGAACAGGAGTTCTATCGCAGCCTCACCGAACTCCCCTTCCCGCCCTCACTCTCGGCCGGTATGCGCATCGATGGCTATCGGGTGCTGCGCGAACTCTTCTCCAGTAAACGTACCGAGGTGTTTCTTGTTGAGGATGAGGAGAGCGGTGAACGACTGGTACTCAAGGCCCCCTCGGTCAACTACAACGACGACCCCGACTACATCAATCAGTTTCTGCATGAGGAGTGGGCGGGACGACGTCTCAACAGCGACCACGTATTGAAGGTTGTCGATCAGCCGCGTCAGCGTCACTTCCTCTACTACCTCACCGAACATATCGAGGGACAGACCCTGCGCCAGTGGATGAACGACAACCCACGCCCTCATCTACAACGGGTACGCGAGATCGTGCATCAGTTGGTTAATGGACTGCGTGCCTTCCATCGACTCGAGATGATCCACCAGGACCTGAAGCCGGAGAACATCCTTATCGACGGTCACGGCACGGTGAAGATCATCGACCTCGGATCGACCAAGATCGCCGGTATCGAGGAGATCGCCACTCCACTGGATGATGACAACCTGCTCGGTACCGTTAACTACACCGCACCCGAGTATCATCGCGGTGATATCGCCACCAGCCGCTCTGACCTCTTCTCACTCGGCGTGATCACCTACGAGATGCTGACCGGCAAGCTCCCCTACGACCGTGAGCTCAATGCTCGCAATCTGATGCAGGTGCGCTACGTTCCCGGCAAACGCCACTTCCCGGAGCTGCCCTTCTGGATGGACAAGGCGTTGGAGCGTGCCGTTCGCCTCGATGCGACACGCCGCTACGACATCCTCTCCGAGTTCGAGCATGACCTCAGCCACCCCAACCCCGCCTATATCAAAGAGGCGCAACAGCCACTGATCGAACGCAATCCACTCGGCTTCTGGCGCGGGCTGGCGATTGCACTACTACTGATCAACATGCTGCTAGTTGCGCTACTGGTCACCGAATAA